A window from Candidatus Aegiribacteria sp. encodes these proteins:
- the secA gene encoding preprotein translocase subunit SecA — MIKKAFKSFFGDRQNKKTSELMPYVQEANEYSAQLETLSEEELKDYTRQFRVRLAQGETLDEIMCESFAVIKEACRRLLRKSWMVSGSELEWNMVPFDVQIMGAVVLHQGRIAEMATGEGKTLVAVMPMYLNALELNPEWVSLAVEEWGDNPEDWKFEPLQDIPVGRGAHLVTVNDYLSKRDAEWMSGVYEYMGLSIGCIQMEMSPEERRKQYLNDITYGTNNQFGFDYLRDNMAVRLENRVQREHNYVIVDEVDSVLVDEARTPLIISGPVARSKNRYKEYRNDVHKLVRKQTLLVNRIAAEADELWESGNIEDAALLYLKAKKGAPKQKKLVRSLQDPDKLQAIQRMEGVLLREKRTHELDEDLLFSMDEKEKSIALSENGRKTLSLEDPDFFLLEDIGDAIAEIEMQDIPEEEKLELKQKAYLDHSRKAEALHNIDQLLRAFQLYEKDVEYVMQDGRVVIVDQFTGRLMPGRRFSDGLHEALEAKENVEIRSETQTLATITIQNYFRMYSKLAGMTGTAETEADEFESIYDLDVVVIPTNVPVVRQDLNDQVYRTRREKFNAIIAEIERLHSMGQPILVGTVSVDISELLSRLLKARKIPHSVLNAKQHKSEAEIISRAGQKGAVTIATNMAGRGTDIKLAENIKEVTDGSGTTFPGGLFVIGTARHESRRIDRQLRGRSGRQGDAGTSRFYLSLEDDLFRLFASEKLIDFMKKSGGDDEGEPIEHTLLTKAIQKAQKRVEEYNFGIRKHLLEYDDVVNRQREVIYSRRLQALTGENLSEEVDDMAGAVSSHILIESIPDDTEAEEWELTRGQVLLGELSGSKIDLSDLFSGEHTAEEARNIAADRILDYYRMKKERIGPELSAELEKRAVLGSIDSMWREHLYGIDHLKSGIGLRAYAQRDPLVEFKKEAFGLFEELLDRIDKLVVRQVLTLWPRSARSDMPENREVSGNAMHPSAVLPNISPGEGRKPQDGGRQSTVVRNQPKVGRNDPCPCGSGKKYKKCCGK; from the coding sequence TTGATCAAGAAAGCCTTTAAATCCTTTTTCGGTGACAGACAGAACAAGAAAACAAGCGAACTCATGCCTTATGTTCAGGAGGCCAATGAGTATTCTGCGCAACTGGAAACCCTGTCTGAAGAGGAACTGAAGGATTACACAAGACAGTTCCGGGTTCGGCTAGCTCAGGGTGAGACACTTGACGAGATCATGTGCGAATCCTTTGCAGTGATTAAGGAAGCCTGCCGACGCCTCCTTAGGAAATCATGGATGGTCTCAGGCAGCGAGCTTGAATGGAACATGGTTCCTTTTGATGTTCAGATAATGGGTGCCGTTGTTCTTCATCAGGGTAGAATTGCCGAGATGGCAACCGGCGAAGGAAAAACTCTTGTAGCTGTTATGCCGATGTACCTGAACGCTCTTGAGCTTAATCCCGAATGGGTTTCACTCGCGGTGGAGGAATGGGGCGATAATCCCGAAGATTGGAAATTTGAACCGCTGCAGGATATTCCGGTCGGGAGGGGAGCGCATCTGGTTACAGTAAACGATTACCTTTCAAAAAGAGATGCTGAGTGGATGAGTGGCGTCTACGAATACATGGGATTATCAATTGGCTGCATCCAGATGGAGATGTCTCCTGAGGAGCGCAGGAAACAGTACCTGAACGATATTACATACGGTACGAATAATCAGTTCGGTTTTGATTACCTGCGTGACAACATGGCTGTGCGTCTTGAAAACAGAGTCCAGCGTGAACATAACTACGTTATTGTTGATGAGGTGGACAGTGTTCTTGTTGATGAAGCAAGAACTCCTCTTATCATCAGCGGTCCTGTTGCAAGATCCAAAAACCGTTACAAGGAATACCGAAACGATGTTCACAAGCTTGTCAGAAAGCAGACACTTCTTGTCAACAGAATAGCAGCCGAGGCTGATGAACTGTGGGAAAGTGGCAATATTGAAGATGCAGCTCTGCTTTACCTGAAAGCAAAGAAGGGTGCCCCTAAACAGAAAAAACTCGTTCGTTCTCTGCAGGACCCGGACAAACTCCAGGCGATTCAGAGGATGGAAGGTGTCCTCCTTCGTGAAAAAAGAACTCATGAACTTGATGAAGACCTTCTATTCTCAATGGATGAGAAAGAAAAATCAATAGCCCTTTCCGAAAACGGCAGAAAGACACTTTCTTTGGAAGATCCGGATTTCTTCCTTCTGGAAGATATCGGGGACGCGATAGCTGAGATAGAGATGCAGGATATCCCCGAGGAGGAAAAACTCGAACTTAAACAGAAGGCATACCTTGATCATTCCAGGAAAGCTGAAGCGCTTCATAATATCGACCAGCTCCTGCGGGCTTTCCAGTTATATGAGAAGGATGTTGAGTATGTGATGCAGGATGGCAGAGTTGTAATTGTAGATCAGTTCACAGGACGTCTTATGCCTGGAAGGCGTTTCAGTGACGGTCTTCATGAGGCTCTTGAGGCTAAGGAGAATGTTGAGATAAGAAGCGAAACCCAGACGCTTGCGACAATAACCATTCAGAACTACTTCAGGATGTACTCCAAACTTGCGGGAATGACAGGAACCGCCGAGACTGAAGCAGACGAATTCGAGAGTATCTACGACCTGGATGTTGTTGTAATACCGACCAATGTCCCTGTTGTACGTCAGGATCTGAATGATCAGGTCTACCGGACAAGACGGGAGAAATTCAACGCCATTATTGCTGAAATTGAGAGGCTTCACTCCATGGGTCAGCCCATACTTGTCGGTACCGTATCTGTGGATATATCGGAGCTGCTCTCAAGGCTGCTGAAGGCAAGGAAGATTCCTCACAGTGTGCTAAACGCAAAGCAGCATAAAAGCGAGGCTGAGATAATATCACGAGCAGGGCAGAAAGGTGCTGTTACCATCGCGACCAATATGGCGGGACGCGGTACGGACATTAAACTCGCGGAGAATATCAAGGAAGTTACAGATGGCAGTGGAACAACTTTTCCCGGAGGTCTTTTCGTAATAGGCACAGCCAGACACGAATCGCGAAGGATTGACAGGCAGCTCCGAGGAAGAAGCGGACGCCAGGGAGATGCGGGAACAAGCAGATTCTACCTTTCGCTTGAAGATGATCTTTTCAGGCTGTTTGCCTCCGAAAAACTCATTGATTTCATGAAGAAAAGCGGCGGAGATGACGAAGGGGAGCCCATCGAACACACATTGCTCACAAAGGCCATCCAGAAAGCTCAGAAAAGAGTTGAGGAATACAACTTCGGAATCAGAAAACACCTTCTGGAATATGATGATGTAGTTAACCGGCAACGGGAAGTTATCTATTCCAGGAGGCTTCAGGCCCTCACAGGTGAGAATCTTTCGGAAGAAGTTGATGACATGGCAGGTGCTGTTTCATCGCATATTCTTATTGAATCTATCCCCGACGATACCGAGGCTGAGGAATGGGAACTTACACGCGGACAAGTGCTTCTGGGAGAACTCTCAGGTTCGAAAATTGACCTGTCCGATCTGTTTTCAGGGGAACATACGGCTGAGGAAGCCAGGAATATCGCCGCTGACAGGATATTGGATTACTACAGGATGAAGAAGGAAAGGATCGGACCTGAGCTGTCCGCTGAACTCGAGAAGCGAGCTGTTCTTGGTTCAATTGATTCCATGTGGCGGGAGCATCTATACGGAATCGATCACCTTAAATCCGGAATTGGGCTGAGAGCCTACGCTCAGCGCGATCCACTTGTTGAGTTCAAAAAGGAAGCTTTCGGACTGTTTGAAGAACTGTTGGACAGGATAGATAAACTTGTCGTGCGGCAGGTCCTCACATTATGGCCTCGAAGTGCCAGAAGTGACATGCCTGAAAACCGGGAAGTCAGCGGGAACGCGATGCATCCCTCCGCTGTTCTGCCGAATATAAGCCCCGGAGAAGGGAGAAAACCCCAGGATGGAGGGCGACAAAGTACTGTTGTCAGGAATCAGCCAAAAGTGGGCAGAAACGATCCGTGCCCATGCGGCAGTGGTAAAAAATACAAGAAATGCTGTGGAAAGTGA
- a CDS encoding YtxH domain-containing protein, whose product MANNGKGEFWAFIAGVLTGGIVALLYAPARGKETREKVRVTSEDLREKGEEFYSLVREEAEKLIAAGKEKYAEASTLGKEKYDESREKLEESREKLEEAKEKGKKKIEEVIEKLKKEDKKHEKESAK is encoded by the coding sequence ATGGCTAATAATGGGAAAGGCGAGTTCTGGGCATTCATTGCGGGTGTACTGACCGGAGGTATAGTAGCGCTTCTCTACGCTCCTGCCAGAGGCAAAGAGACGAGAGAAAAAGTAAGGGTGACTTCTGAAGATCTTCGAGAGAAGGGTGAGGAATTCTATTCCCTGGTTCGCGAAGAAGCTGAAAAGCTTATTGCAGCAGGGAAAGAGAAGTATGCGGAAGCTTCTACATTAGGCAAAGAGAAGTACGATGAAAGCAGAGAGAAGCTTGAAGAGTCCAGGGAAAAGCTTGAGGAAGCAAAGGAAAAAGGCAAGAAAAAAATCGAGGAAGTAATAGAAAAGCTTAAAAAAGAAGATAAGAAACACGAAAAGGAAAGTGCCAAATAG